In Candidatus Scalindua japonica, the genomic stretch TGAGGGCGATGGAGATAATAGATGAATTAGAACAAACTCGACGTGGCCCATACGGCGGCGCTGTAGGCTATATAACCTTTTCCGGAGATATAAACACATGTATTACCATAAGGACCATTGTCTTGAAAAACAGTAAAGATGCGTATATACAAGCCGGTGCGGGTATCGTCGCGGACTCGGTCCCTGAGATGGAATATCAGGAAACTCTTAATAAGGCAAGGGGATTACTAAGGGCAATAGAAGTCGCTGAGAGTATTTGAGAACATTCACAATAATTAACTAAATATCTGTAAAGAATCAGAAAGGTGGTTAAAAATGATAGCGAGGACAGCAAATCCGGCTTTAAACAAAAATACTTTTTCTCAAGTTAGAGGCTTTTCGCTGAAAGATAATTTGATGACGCTTCAAGGAACAGTTAACAAGACTGGTATATTGCTGTTTCTTGCATTGTTGTCCGCGATGTGGGTATGGCGTCAATTTTTCATTTACGAAGCACCTCAAATTTCATTGTATATAATGGGAGGAGCAATTGGAGGTTTCATTGCCGCAATGGTAGCGATCTTCAAACCAACGACAGCACCAATAGTAGCGCCGATTTATGCTTTATTGGAAGGATTATTTTTAGGCGGAATTTCTTCTTTTATGGAAGCACGTTTCCCGGGAATAGTGCTCCAGGCTGTAGGGCTTACTTTTGGAACTTTATTTGCACTTTTGTTTGCTTATAAATCCGGATTAATTAGGGCAACTGAAAATTTTAAGCTTGGCGTCACGGCAGCAACGGGTGGAATTTTCCTGATGTACATGATGAGCTTTATCCTTGGTTTTTTTGGAATGAGTGTCCCATTCCTTCATGGCAACGGTATTATTGGAATTGGTGTTAGTGGTTTCATTGTTGTTATTGCGGCCCTTAATCTGGTCCTTGATTTTGACTTTATTGAACATGGAGTGGAGCAGGGGGCCCCCAAATTTATGGAATGGAGGGCTGCACTGGGACTTATGATCACTCTTGTCTGGCTATACATTGAAATCCTCCATCTCCTATCCAAGTTGAGAAGCCGGGAGTAGGGAGAGCATTGCCCACCTACCGCTAAAAAGCTGTAGCACAAATCTCTCAATTTATATTAGAAAGGAAACGAGTTGGTGTTAATTGCAAGATTTTTGCAACTCTTAGGCATGCTCTTATTGGTAGAAGGCCTTTATCTTGGCATTGTTAAGCATTCCATGAACCTGGAAATTATGTGTGTTGGGCTTGGTATTGGATCCTTCTATGCGGGAAGATGGTTACAGGGGAGAGGAAATTAAAATCCCTCCTAAACCCATTTAATGTCCGAATGACTTTGGCCGGGTAGGGAACGTGAGCCATATACAACTATATGGTCTGTAGCTCAAACATTTAGAACAGTGCTACTTAAAACAGTCTAAGCACAATATTATCAACGGCTAATAGATAGAAGCCCCAATTTAAGGTAACATACTGTTATGCGTAAACAGACGTACGAAGATATATCCAAAGAACAGGTGGAAAACTGGGACAAAAAGTACCTGTGGCATCCTTTTACACAGATGAGGGATTTTGCCAGGGAAGAACCGTTAATTATCGTGGATGGTAAAGGGGTTATTTTAAGAGATATTAACGGCAAAGAGTATATAGACGGCA encodes the following:
- a CDS encoding Bax inhibitor-1/YccA family protein, which produces MIARTANPALNKNTFSQVRGFSLKDNLMTLQGTVNKTGILLFLALLSAMWVWRQFFIYEAPQISLYIMGGAIGGFIAAMVAIFKPTTAPIVAPIYALLEGLFLGGISSFMEARFPGIVLQAVGLTFGTLFALLFAYKSGLIRATENFKLGVTAATGGIFLMYMMSFILGFFGMSVPFLHGNGIIGIGVSGFIVVIAALNLVLDFDFIEHGVEQGAPKFMEWRAALGLMITLVWLYIEILHLLSKLRSRE